The Brassica oleracea var. oleracea cultivar TO1000 chromosome C6, BOL, whole genome shotgun sequence genome includes a region encoding these proteins:
- the LOC106300034 gene encoding GDSL esterase/lipase At1g71250-like isoform X1, translating into MLIIFLDLYLKKANTRVMVLSLAYAILASSYEFSNMMQPYLLVYMQAAEMKKRAVTKIETENPEDNSYVSHAPCVSLEPLYNNLSINTFLNSKEQKREKKMMRGYAFIIVAVVASVIIQQPELVNGQARVPAMFVLGDSLVDVGNNNFLVASIARANYFPYGIDLNLRPTGRFSNGMNFIDLLAQLLGISSPPPFADPTTSGNRILGGVNFASAAAGILDESGQNYGDRFTMNRQVLNLGTTLSQLRTMMSPQNLTDYLARSLVILVFGSNDYINNYLMPSLYSSSLRYRPPEFANLLLSQYARQLLTLYSLGLRKIYITGVAPLGCIPNQRATSVGPPGRCVDAVNEILGTFNQGIKSIVDQLNQRLPGAIYVYGNTYGAFGDMLNNPAAFGFSVVDRACCGVGRNQGQITCLPMQNPCPNRSQYLFWDAFHPTQTALSVLARRAFYGPPIDAYPVNIQQMTLLH; encoded by the exons ATGCTCATTATTTTTCTTGATCTTTATCTGAAGAAGGCGAATACACGCGTCATGGTCTTGTCTCTTGCATATGCAATTCTAGCTTCTTCTTATGAATTTTCAAACATGATGCAACCTTATTTACTCGTTTACATGCAAGCAGCCGAAATGAAAAAGAGAGCCGTTACAAAAATTGAAACAGAGAATCCGGAAGATAACTCCTATGTGTCACATGCTCCATGTGTTTCCTTAGAACCTTTATATAACAACCTTTCCATAAACACATTTCTAAATTCAAAAGAACAGAAGCGAGAAAAAAAAATGATGAGAGGATATGCGTTTATTATAGTTGCAGTGGTGGCGTCTGTTATAATACAGCAGCCTGAGTTGGTGAACGGACAAGCTAGAGTTCCTGCCATGTTTGTGCTCGGAGACTCGCTGGTCGATGTTGGGAACAACAACTTTCTAGTAGCATCCATAGCTAGAGCCAATTACTTCCCTTATGGTATAGACTTGAACTTACGTCCTACTGGCAGGTTTAGTAACGGCATGAACTTCATTGACTTGCTTG CTCAGTTGTTAGGAATCTCATCGCCTCCTCCCTTTGCGGATCCAACCACATCAGGCAACAGAATCCTTGGAGGAGTTAACTTTGCATCTGCAGCTGCTGGCATCCTTGATGAATCAGGCCAAAACTAT GGAGATAGATTCACCATGAACCGGCAAGTGTTGAACCTAGGGACGACCCTAAGCCAGTTAAGAACAATGATGAGTCCCCAAAACTTAACGGATTACTTGGCAAGATCGCTTGTGATTCTCGTTTTTGGAAGCAATGACTATATCAACAACTACCTTATGCCTAGTCTCTACTCCTCCAGCCTCAGATACAGACCGCCTGAGTTCGCTAACTTACTTCTCAGTCAATACGCTAGACAACTTCTT ACTCTATACAGCCTAGGTCTAAGGAAAATATACATAACTGGAGTAGCGCCACTAGGCTGTATACCAAACCAAAGAGCCACAAGCGTTGGACCACCCGGGAGATGCGTTGACGCAGTGAACGAGATACTAGGAACATTTAACCAAGGGATAAAATCAATTGTCGACCAGCTGAACCAAAGGTTACCTGGAGCCATCTATGTATACGGCAACACATATGGCGCCTTTGGTGACATGTTAAACAACCCAGCTGCTTTTG GATTCAGTGTAGTGGACAGGGCTTGTTGTGGGGTTGGGAGGAACCAAGGACAAATCACATGTTTGCCGATGCAGAACCCTTGTCCTAACAGGTCACAGTATCTGTTTTGGGATGCATTTCATCCTACTCAGACTGCTCTCTCTGTTCTGGCTAGACGAGCTTTCTATGGACCACCTATCGACGCATATCCTGTCAATATCCAACAGATGACTCTCCTTCACTAG
- the LOC106300034 gene encoding GDSL esterase/lipase At1g71250-like isoform X3 — MSVAVVASVIIQQPELVNGQARVPAMFVLGDSLVDVGNNNFLVASIARANYFPYGIDLNLRPTGRFSNGMNFIDLLAQLLGISSPPPFADPTTSGNRILGGVNFASAAAGILDESGQNYGDRFTMNRQVLNLGTTLSQLRTMMSPQNLTDYLARSLVILVFGSNDYINNYLMPSLYSSSLRYRPPEFANLLLSQYARQLLTLYSLGLRKIYITGVAPLGCIPNQRATSVGPPGRCVDAVNEILGTFNQGIKSIVDQLNQRLPGAIYVYGNTYGAFGDMLNNPAAFGFSVVDRACCGVGRNQGQITCLPMQNPCPNRSQYLFWDAFHPTQTALSVLARRAFYGPPIDAYPVNIQQMTLLH; from the exons ATGTCAG TTGCAGTGGTGGCGTCTGTTATAATACAGCAGCCTGAGTTGGTGAACGGACAAGCTAGAGTTCCTGCCATGTTTGTGCTCGGAGACTCGCTGGTCGATGTTGGGAACAACAACTTTCTAGTAGCATCCATAGCTAGAGCCAATTACTTCCCTTATGGTATAGACTTGAACTTACGTCCTACTGGCAGGTTTAGTAACGGCATGAACTTCATTGACTTGCTTG CTCAGTTGTTAGGAATCTCATCGCCTCCTCCCTTTGCGGATCCAACCACATCAGGCAACAGAATCCTTGGAGGAGTTAACTTTGCATCTGCAGCTGCTGGCATCCTTGATGAATCAGGCCAAAACTAT GGAGATAGATTCACCATGAACCGGCAAGTGTTGAACCTAGGGACGACCCTAAGCCAGTTAAGAACAATGATGAGTCCCCAAAACTTAACGGATTACTTGGCAAGATCGCTTGTGATTCTCGTTTTTGGAAGCAATGACTATATCAACAACTACCTTATGCCTAGTCTCTACTCCTCCAGCCTCAGATACAGACCGCCTGAGTTCGCTAACTTACTTCTCAGTCAATACGCTAGACAACTTCTT ACTCTATACAGCCTAGGTCTAAGGAAAATATACATAACTGGAGTAGCGCCACTAGGCTGTATACCAAACCAAAGAGCCACAAGCGTTGGACCACCCGGGAGATGCGTTGACGCAGTGAACGAGATACTAGGAACATTTAACCAAGGGATAAAATCAATTGTCGACCAGCTGAACCAAAGGTTACCTGGAGCCATCTATGTATACGGCAACACATATGGCGCCTTTGGTGACATGTTAAACAACCCAGCTGCTTTTG GATTCAGTGTAGTGGACAGGGCTTGTTGTGGGGTTGGGAGGAACCAAGGACAAATCACATGTTTGCCGATGCAGAACCCTTGTCCTAACAGGTCACAGTATCTGTTTTGGGATGCATTTCATCCTACTCAGACTGCTCTCTCTGTTCTGGCTAGACGAGCTTTCTATGGACCACCTATCGACGCATATCCTGTCAATATCCAACAGATGACTCTCCTTCACTAG
- the LOC106300034 gene encoding GDSL esterase/lipase At1g71250-like isoform X2: protein MVLSLAYAILASSYEFSNMMQPYLLVYMQAAEMKKRAVTKIETENPEDNSYVSHAPCVSLEPLYNNLSINTFLNSKEQKREKKMMRGYAFIIVAVVASVIIQQPELVNGQARVPAMFVLGDSLVDVGNNNFLVASIARANYFPYGIDLNLRPTGRFSNGMNFIDLLAQLLGISSPPPFADPTTSGNRILGGVNFASAAAGILDESGQNYGDRFTMNRQVLNLGTTLSQLRTMMSPQNLTDYLARSLVILVFGSNDYINNYLMPSLYSSSLRYRPPEFANLLLSQYARQLLTLYSLGLRKIYITGVAPLGCIPNQRATSVGPPGRCVDAVNEILGTFNQGIKSIVDQLNQRLPGAIYVYGNTYGAFGDMLNNPAAFGFSVVDRACCGVGRNQGQITCLPMQNPCPNRSQYLFWDAFHPTQTALSVLARRAFYGPPIDAYPVNIQQMTLLH, encoded by the exons ATGGTCTTGTCTCTTGCATATGCAATTCTAGCTTCTTCTTATGAATTTTCAAACATGATGCAACCTTATTTACTCGTTTACATGCAAGCAGCCGAAATGAAAAAGAGAGCCGTTACAAAAATTGAAACAGAGAATCCGGAAGATAACTCCTATGTGTCACATGCTCCATGTGTTTCCTTAGAACCTTTATATAACAACCTTTCCATAAACACATTTCTAAATTCAAAAGAACAGAAGCGAGAAAAAAAAATGATGAGAGGATATGCGTTTATTATAGTTGCAGTGGTGGCGTCTGTTATAATACAGCAGCCTGAGTTGGTGAACGGACAAGCTAGAGTTCCTGCCATGTTTGTGCTCGGAGACTCGCTGGTCGATGTTGGGAACAACAACTTTCTAGTAGCATCCATAGCTAGAGCCAATTACTTCCCTTATGGTATAGACTTGAACTTACGTCCTACTGGCAGGTTTAGTAACGGCATGAACTTCATTGACTTGCTTG CTCAGTTGTTAGGAATCTCATCGCCTCCTCCCTTTGCGGATCCAACCACATCAGGCAACAGAATCCTTGGAGGAGTTAACTTTGCATCTGCAGCTGCTGGCATCCTTGATGAATCAGGCCAAAACTAT GGAGATAGATTCACCATGAACCGGCAAGTGTTGAACCTAGGGACGACCCTAAGCCAGTTAAGAACAATGATGAGTCCCCAAAACTTAACGGATTACTTGGCAAGATCGCTTGTGATTCTCGTTTTTGGAAGCAATGACTATATCAACAACTACCTTATGCCTAGTCTCTACTCCTCCAGCCTCAGATACAGACCGCCTGAGTTCGCTAACTTACTTCTCAGTCAATACGCTAGACAACTTCTT ACTCTATACAGCCTAGGTCTAAGGAAAATATACATAACTGGAGTAGCGCCACTAGGCTGTATACCAAACCAAAGAGCCACAAGCGTTGGACCACCCGGGAGATGCGTTGACGCAGTGAACGAGATACTAGGAACATTTAACCAAGGGATAAAATCAATTGTCGACCAGCTGAACCAAAGGTTACCTGGAGCCATCTATGTATACGGCAACACATATGGCGCCTTTGGTGACATGTTAAACAACCCAGCTGCTTTTG GATTCAGTGTAGTGGACAGGGCTTGTTGTGGGGTTGGGAGGAACCAAGGACAAATCACATGTTTGCCGATGCAGAACCCTTGTCCTAACAGGTCACAGTATCTGTTTTGGGATGCATTTCATCCTACTCAGACTGCTCTCTCTGTTCTGGCTAGACGAGCTTTCTATGGACCACCTATCGACGCATATCCTGTCAATATCCAACAGATGACTCTCCTTCACTAG
- the LOC106300033 gene encoding protein OBERON 4 yields MKRLRSSSDLDSYTDNHTNVDGDPPFNSSDRPISASSHRWGRRGPLSPSRYDRDRGDDPAAGFSRSLSRRRSNLDFDGGSRNRRIKDPDVRFGREDRLLHRSESASSRRAFPKGFRSERERPNREASVSSSWRRFGGPGNDFGRDRRGHWDGERERERERERSVKSPSWSRDSSNEQVRVKVDSRNSRSRSKSLASPTWSKDSGSEQSKSVGKKSEEVHGGKSGSEMEEGELEPEPEPQSQPETVSRDTQDPSCATGDQNSERIGSSFQEMKENADFDDDREMKTAESTMGKESVEKGDNVAEHATESMHTSQNNVNDSSTALASEHEVSDDRNTAVVNEVTDVVDDKEEGYQEEHEVKLEESLYPAVVPEQSQAEELNRVNCSDGDANAAEVESPKRVEENALGNTPFVSDSKNLDVPFDDLHENAVFSERKPEDLTDRDRDEDDNFGGPSTRGFELFSRSPVRKTNKTEQSGVNKSKDEKLLEPLDLSLSLPDVLLPVGGQDTNQPMGSPVRSGSVRSMTDTFRTDSEGFTMSMSFSGSRSFNHNPSCSLNHNIGDNEQSVHSRPIFQGIDWQALSHNDPRYNETTVYQKLMENGNGSVPPQSMKGILIPGQADEEHLRLTDGSSKAVDRVEKQFSFQKTVDVRSAGSLENGSKLHAEKKKAMDFFGGSISGISGINAGGDESFEIVMRYILSDSMHVMTKRFQEMTTRYIASLKEYIRQMMMNKDKNARLGVLQDALQNRTDITLELLTKSHRAQLEILVSLKTGRSDFLELDDSISSAHLAEIYMNMRCKNLSCRVLVPVDECDCKVCSSKDGFCSACMCLLCSNFDMASNTCSWVGCDVCLHWCHTECGIRESYIRNGISASGGRGTTEMQFHCVACNHPSEMFGFVKEVFLNFAREWKSERFCKELEYVSKIFSSSKDFRGKQLRQAVDAMLASLTSKLIDLPEACNKILGFISDCDSSTPGEACAPLRYEQPKPRHERGSPSQDTAWLRSVCSEKPHHQPKRSASIVDGFHIERQGEIFGVETGSKREIPTEPRFEELESIVRMKQAEAAMFQGRADDARREAEGLKRIAIAKKEKIEEEYKRRMGKLSVEEVEERKRGKLEELVAMERGQREFYEMKMRMEEEMRGLLTKMEVTKRTLAL; encoded by the exons CATACACCGATAATCACACCAACGTCGACGGAGATCCTCCGTTCAACTCCTCCGACCGCCCTATCTCCGCCTCCTCCCACCGCTGGGGTCGCAGAGGGCCCTTATCCCCTTCTCGATACGACCGCGACCGCGGCGACGATCCCGCCGCTGGATTCTCGAGGTCCTTATCCCGAAGGCGATCTAATCTCGACTTCGACGGTGGTAGTAGAAATCGAAGGATTAAAGATCCGGATGTGCGATTCGGCAGAGAAGACAGGCTTCTCCATCGATCTGAGAGCGCTTCTTCGAGGAGGGCGTTTCCGAAGGGGTTTCGCTCCGAGAGAGAGAGGCCCAACAGGGAAGCTAGCGTGTCGTCTTCGTGGAGGAGGTTTGGTGGTCCTGGGAATGATTTTGGGAGAGATAGGAGAGGTCATTGGGATGGCGAGAGGGAGAGGGAGAGGGAGAGGGAGAGGAGTGTTAAGTCTCCTTCTTGGTCGAGAGACTCGAGTAACGAGCAGGTGAGAGTGAAGGTGGATTCGAGGAATTCGAGGTCTAGATCTAAGTCTTTAGCTTCTCCGACGTGGTCTAAAGACTCTGGGAGTGAGCAGTCTAAGAGTGTTGGGAAGAAAAGCGAGGAGGTGCATGGGGGTAAGAGTGGTAGCGAGATGGAGGAAGGAGAGCTGGAGCCTGAGCCTGAGCCACAGTCTCAACCAGAGACCGTATCTAGGGATACTCAAGACCCTTCCTGCGCTACTGGTGATCAAAACAGTGAAAGGATTGGTAGCAGCTTCCAGGAAATGAAGGAAAACGCTGACTTTGATGATGATAGGGAAATGAAAACGGCTGAGAGTACGATGGGTAAGGAAAGTGTTGAGAAAGGGGATAATGTGGCTGAGCATGCGACAGAGAGCATGCATACTTCTCAAAACAATGTGAATGATAGCTCTACAGCTTTGGCTAGTGAACATGAGGTTAGCGATGACAGAAACACTGCTGTTGTCAATGAGGTTACAGATGTGGTCGATGATAAAGAAGAGGGATACCAGGAGGAGCATGAAGTGAAGTTGGAAGAAAGTCTTTATCCTGCTGTTGTTCCTGAACAGTCTCAGGCAGAGGAGCTTAATCGAGTGAATTGTAGTGATGGTGACGCCAACGCAGCAGAAGTTGAATCCCCAAAACGTGTTGAGGAAAATGCTCTAGGGAATACACCGTTTGTATCAGATAGCAAAAATTTGGATGTCCCGTTCGATGATTTACATGAAAATGCTGTCTTTTCTGAAAGAAAGCCTGAGGATCTTACTGACAGGGATAGAGATGAAGATGACAACTTCGGTGGACCAAGTACCAGAGGATTCGAACTGTTTTCCAGGTCTCCCGTCAGAAAAACAAATAAAACTGAGCAGTCAGGTGTCAATAAGTCAAAGGATGAGAAGTTGTTGGAGCCACTGGATCTTTCACTTAGCCTACCAGATGTGCTGTTACCAGTTGGTGGTCAGGATACTAATCAGCCTATGGGTTCACCAGTCCGTTCTGGAAGTGTTCGTTCTATGACAGACACGTTTCGTACTGATTCCGAAGGCTTCACCATGTCTATGTCTTTTTCAGGTTCACGTTCGTTTAATCACAACCCAAGCTGTTCGTTGAATCACAACATTGGAGATAATGAGCAGTCAGTTCATAGCCGGCCTATATTTCAGGGTATAGATTGGCAGGCCCTGTCTCATAATGACCCAAGGTACAACGAGACTACAGTCTATCAGAAACTGATGGAGAATGGAAATGGTTCAGTTCCTCCTCAGTCAATGAAAGGTATTTTAATTCCGGGTCAAGCTGATGAAGAGCATCTTAGATTGACCGATGGGAGCTCTAAGGCTGTAGATAGGGTTGAGAAACAGTTCAGTTTCCAGAAAACTGTTGATGTTAGATCAGCTGGCTCTCTCGAAAATGGTTCTAAGCTCCATGCTGAGAAGAAAAAAGCCATGGACTTTTTTGGTGGCAGCATCTCCGGGATAAGTGGCATTAACGCTGGTGGGGATGAATCTTTTGAGATTGTAATGAGATACATTCTCTCCGATTCGATGCATGTGATGACCAAGAGGTTTCAAGAGATGACCACGCGATACATAGCTAGCTTGAAGGAATACATCCGGCAGATGATGATGAACAAGGATAAGAATGCACGGCTTGGTGTTTTGCAAGATGCTCTGCAGAACAGGACTGATATTACATTGGAACTGCTTACAAAATCGCATCGTGCTCAGTTGGAGATCTTGGTCTCTCTGAAAACTGGACGTTCTGATTTCCTTGAGCTGGACGACAGTATCTCCTCTGCCCACTTAGCTGAGATCTACATGAACATGAGATGTAAAAACCTTTCGTGCAGGGTTTTGGTGCCTGTGGATGAATGTGATTGCAAGGTTTGTTCAAGCAAGGATGGGTTTTGTAGTGCTTGCATGTGTCTTTTGTGCTCAAACTTTGATATGGCATCCAACACCTGTAGCTGGGTTGGGTGTGATGTGTGTCTTCACTGGTGTCACACAGAATGTGGGATACGAGAATCTTACATCCGGAATGGGATCAGCGCTTCTGGTGGCCGAGGAACGACCGAGATGCAGTTCCACTGTGTCGCCTGTAACCATCCCTCGGAGATGTTTGGCTTTGTAAAAGAAGTGTTTCTGAATTTTGCCAGGGAATGGAAATCTGAGCGGTTTTGCAAGGAACTGGAATATGTCAGTAAGATATTTTCATCAAGCAAAGACTTTAGAGGGAAACAGCTTAGACAAGCTGTTGATGCTATGTTAGCAAGTTTGACAAGTAAATTGATAGACCTTCCTGAAGCATGCAATAAGATATTGGGTTTCATTTCAG ACTGTGATTCCTCCACACCTGGCGAAGCTTGTGCGCCGTTGAGATACGAGCAGCCAAAACCAAGGCACGAGAGGGGAAGCCCTAGTCAGGACACGGCATGGCTGAGATCGGTGTGCTCAGAGAAACCGCATCACCAGCCGAAAAGATCAGCAAGTATAGTTGATGGATTCCACATAGAGAGACAAGGCGAAATATTTGGAGTGGAGACGGGTTCGAAAAGGGAAATCCCAACGGAACCTCGTTTTGAAGAACTAGAGAGCATAGTGAGAATGAAGCAAGCAGAGGCAGCGATGTTCCAAGGGAGGGCGGATGATGCAAGAAGAGAAGCAGAGGGGCTGAAGCGAATAGCGATAGCGAAGAAGGAGAAGATAGAAGAAGAGTACAAGAGGAGAATGGGGAAGCTGAGTGTGGAGGAGGTAGAGGAGAGGAAGAGGGGGAAGCTGGAGGAGTTGGTGGCGATGGAGAGAGGGCAGAGAGAGTTTTACGAGATGAAGATGAGAATGGAGGAAGAGATGAGAGGGCTTCTCACCAAAATGGAAGTGACTAAGCGTACTTTGGCCCTGTAA